A region of the Acidimicrobiales bacterium genome:
CCGTGGTCATGCGCGTCATGGTGGTGATGTCGGCGACGGGGAGCGTTTCGGTGTCCTCGTCGATCACCACCTCCCATCGGCAGTGCGGCACGCGGTCGGCGGGGGCCCGCGGCGGCCGGTGCACGGCGCGCACCCGGGCCTTCGGGTTGACGGCCTGGGCGGTGACGTCGAAGGTGCCGTCCTCGATGTCGTGGCACATCCCGGTGACCAGACGCTCGCCCCAGGGCTCGACGTCCATCAGTGCTCCGCAGCTGCGCAGCTCGAAGTAGCCGTGGCGGTCGTCGACCACCTCGTAGTGGACGTCCATGTAGTGGTGGGGGAAGCCCGGGTCGAGCTGCAGGACCTTGAAGATCGCCTCGATGCCGTCGCCCTCGACGGCCATGATCTCGCGCAGGCGCTCGCCGTAGATCGGGCTCGCCCCCCGCCACTCCTCGATGGCCAGCTCGTTGACCATGTCGGTGCCGAAGCGGATCCCGATGGCGGCGCACATGGAGCGGTCGAGGAGGTGCACGATGAGGGCGTATTCGCGCACCAGGCGCACGAGGGCCTCTTTGGACAGGTCCTCGTAGCGGAAGTCGGGGTCGAAGGGCCCCGAGTAGTCGTTGCGGTCGGCCATGACGCCAGACTACGTTCCAGACACCTGTCTGGCTAGAGGGGAATCCATGAGCGCACGAGGAGGGCCCACCCCGTGACCACGGTCGGGGTCATCGGGCTCGGCGACATCGGCCGCGGTGTCGCCGAAGCGGTGGTGCGCGCCGGCCTCGGCCTGGTCGTCTGCGACCTGCGGCCCGAGGCCACGGGGCGGTTCTCCACGACGGCGCGGGTGGCGGGGTCGCCCGCCGAGCTCGGCGAGCGCAGCGACGTCGTCGTCGTGGCGGTCGTCGACGACCGCCAGGTCCTGGCCGTGCTGGACGGCGAGGGCGGTGCCCTGGGTGCCTGCGCGCCGGGGTCGGCCGTTCTCGTCGTGAGCACCGTGTCACCCGGCACCATCGAGGCCGTGGCGGCGCTGGCGAGCCGGCGGGACGTGGACGTCGTCGACTGCGGGGTGAGCGGCGGGCCGGCCGCGGCCGCGGCGGGCACCCTCGTGGCCATGGTCGGCGGTGACGGTGCCGCCGTCGAGCGCG
Encoded here:
- a CDS encoding NAD(P)-dependent oxidoreductase — translated: MTTVGVIGLGDIGRGVAEAVVRAGLGLVVCDLRPEATGRFSTTARVAGSPAELGERSDVVVVAVVDDRQVLAVLDGEGGALGACAPGSAVLVVSTVSPGTIEAVAALASRRDVDVVDCGVSGGPAAAAAGTLVAMVGGDGAAVERVRPVLDAFTSLVVHMGPLGAGLKAKLARNLVQYGSWLAAYEAQVLAEAAGIELGKLAEVIRVSDQLIGGSSRLMFRDTVAPFPPDADTGFVALMAAAAGLAHKDLRAALELGASLGVDLPLAEMADARCDAVFGLAGDGAPGRVP